The following proteins are co-located in the Desulfovibrio inopinatus DSM 10711 genome:
- a CDS encoding magnetosome protein MamC, whose protein sequence is MALYTSPAYVPSQYQQTRLPVGAVATMGLVGAMMGGMVAAARGIRDSQTESTTRGEILGHVLKESVGAGLAAAAGTAAAGVVSRNSALSLVAMTAVGIGTKYFYDGLVNVGKSTTTSS, encoded by the coding sequence ATGGCTTTGTATACCTCACCGGCCTATGTCCCCTCTCAATATCAACAAACTCGATTGCCGGTTGGCGCTGTCGCAACGATGGGCCTTGTCGGCGCCATGATGGGCGGGATGGTCGCTGCTGCACGTGGAATTCGAGATTCACAGACAGAATCCACAACACGTGGCGAAATTCTTGGTCATGTTTTGAAAGAATCCGTGGGAGCTGGGCTTGCTGCCGCCGCCGGTACCGCCGCTGCTGGTGTCGTGTCTCGCAATAGTGCGTTGTCACTCGTCGCCATGACCGCTGTCGGGATTGGAACGAAATATTTTTATGATGGCTTGGTCAACGTCGGGAAATCCACAACAACTTCCTCCTGA
- the ccpM gene encoding Cys-rich peptide radical SAM maturase CcpM: MNSQLQCYVYPFSTPNSYYLYDATTNSVIKTTPGIYDYFKHDTPLSPEDTGKFKTILKLGYISGNPIKSVGHPVSSILPRFLQEKIQGITLQVTQQCNLRCHYCVYSGSYEGREHSSKRMSLETALAGVDFLHAHSTGMNMVGIGFYGGEPLLEFSLIKSVVNYAKKKNEGKNVHFHMTTNATLFNDEIFDFLQENEFTLLVSLDGPKEIHDKNRIFAATGGGTFDTIMANIAYMKENYPSLYKRMMVNAVVDQSLDATCSNEFFVQYEALDGTQMLSNPINPEYRKGVISSSDSFLIHDETESFKSLLYQIGLISEKSISHIAKQKFSTIKSRMFTLRERSVGLHEEMHHSGPCIAGARKLFLNVHGDLFPCERVNEESEACRIGNLSDGFDVDKVDALINIGKLTEDQCKKCWAIRMCTQCLVAADTEQGLSREKKKSDCKYVKINADNLLKDYVTLIEYGYRFEDDEPILTRQERI, translated from the coding sequence ATGAACTCTCAACTTCAGTGTTATGTCTATCCTTTTTCTACGCCAAATTCCTATTATCTTTACGATGCAACAACAAATTCCGTTATAAAAACAACACCTGGAATTTATGACTATTTTAAACACGACACGCCATTATCCCCTGAAGACACTGGCAAATTTAAGACAATATTAAAATTAGGCTATATATCTGGAAACCCGATCAAAAGTGTGGGGCATCCCGTATCCTCTATTTTGCCTCGCTTTCTTCAGGAGAAAATACAAGGGATCACTCTCCAGGTTACACAACAATGCAATTTACGATGCCATTATTGTGTCTATTCAGGATCGTATGAAGGAAGAGAGCACTCTTCAAAACGTATGTCACTTGAAACAGCTCTGGCCGGTGTTGATTTCTTGCATGCTCATTCTACAGGAATGAACATGGTTGGAATTGGATTTTATGGAGGAGAACCTCTCTTGGAGTTTTCTCTCATAAAATCCGTAGTCAATTATGCAAAGAAGAAGAATGAAGGCAAAAATGTTCACTTCCATATGACGACAAATGCAACGCTCTTTAATGATGAAATCTTTGATTTTTTACAGGAAAATGAATTTACTCTTCTTGTGAGCCTTGATGGACCAAAAGAAATTCATGATAAAAATAGGATTTTTGCAGCAACAGGAGGAGGGACCTTCGATACCATCATGGCGAACATTGCATATATGAAAGAGAATTATCCTTCACTTTATAAAAGAATGATGGTCAATGCCGTTGTTGACCAAAGTCTTGATGCAACCTGTTCAAATGAATTCTTCGTTCAGTATGAAGCGCTTGATGGAACGCAGATGCTCAGTAATCCCATTAATCCTGAATACAGAAAAGGAGTCATTTCCTCATCGGATAGCTTTCTTATTCATGATGAAACTGAGTCATTCAAATCACTTTTGTATCAGATTGGGTTGATTAGTGAAAAAAGTATATCACATATTGCAAAGCAAAAATTTTCAACGATAAAGTCACGTATGTTCACGTTAAGAGAGAGAAGTGTTGGGCTTCATGAGGAAATGCACCATAGTGGGCCGTGTATTGCTGGGGCTCGCAAATTGTTTCTTAATGTACATGGAGATTTATTTCCATGCGAAAGAGTCAATGAAGAGTCAGAAGCATGTCGTATCGGTAATCTGTCAGATGGTTTTGATGTTGATAAAGTTGATGCACTCATTAACATCGGCAAGTTAACCGAGGATCAATGTAAGAAGTGCTGGGCAATTCGAATGTGTACGCAGTGTCTCGTCGCTGCGGACACGGAGCAGGGATTATCCAGAGAAAAGAAGAAATCAGATTGTAAGTATGTGAAAATTAATGCCGACAATTTGTTGAAGGATTATGTCACACTTATTGAGTATGGATACCGTTTTGAAGATGACGAGCCGATATTGACTCGACAGGAGCGCATATGA
- a CDS encoding S8 family serine peptidase, translated as MNFPRPHVVFIDSGVKGDDFDIDMVHDVEVDSKGNITQRVEGESNAPCHGTTCAGIVKKYCPDYACSSVKVLNDSNCKCDINRLVTGLLWCLEQEADIINISLGTTSFQDREKLLPIMNRLSQKSLVIAALSNRNIATYPASFANVIGVKATKMGEQPAFFDASLDGATVSAPARHSLIPKGENLFVTPQANSCAAPYITAMACKDMQQGKSISCNDFVMRLKENTGAQQGPFLHIRPDWVQRALLVSDTPFSNPTFSFEVVDVLLLSEHMRHAFEKHMTDIGVDTVIFIWRTYSQQSLKNVLLKSAARAEKDIVIIDNFSISSLFGQRNIKLWSASQCRPVYQDGIARSLNSPMIAVVDRSETRLLETCRSLSIKFSHQGYHVPFSMNRPMAVLLDGFYIEDVGDVPRHFSQMEHIYQADAHVYGMHAPLDVGSDQLCNLKQLPIDILIVFGNVGADDTSYAELLIQVTPERILSFDKQKNVKFHDGSSVEKLFNIIFDSIQYDEETAEVS; from the coding sequence ATGAATTTTCCCAGACCCCATGTTGTATTTATCGATAGTGGAGTGAAAGGCGACGACTTCGACATCGACATGGTGCACGATGTCGAAGTCGACTCTAAAGGGAATATCACTCAGCGCGTGGAGGGCGAAAGCAACGCTCCTTGCCACGGCACGACCTGTGCTGGAATCGTGAAAAAGTACTGTCCGGACTATGCTTGTAGCAGCGTGAAAGTCCTGAATGATTCCAACTGCAAATGTGACATCAACCGCCTGGTGACGGGCCTTTTGTGGTGCTTGGAGCAAGAAGCCGATATTATTAATATTAGTCTTGGTACCACAAGCTTTCAAGATCGAGAAAAACTGCTCCCCATCATGAACAGGCTTTCGCAGAAGTCACTTGTGATTGCTGCGCTTTCCAATCGTAACATCGCGACTTATCCGGCTTCGTTTGCCAATGTCATTGGGGTGAAAGCCACAAAAATGGGGGAGCAACCCGCGTTTTTCGATGCAAGCTTGGATGGTGCTACCGTCTCGGCTCCAGCACGTCATTCCTTGATCCCAAAAGGGGAAAATTTATTTGTTACTCCGCAGGCGAACAGTTGTGCCGCCCCGTATATTACGGCGATGGCCTGCAAGGATATGCAGCAGGGAAAGAGTATCTCCTGCAATGATTTTGTCATGCGCCTTAAAGAAAATACCGGAGCGCAGCAGGGGCCTTTCTTACATATCAGGCCGGACTGGGTACAAAGAGCGCTGTTGGTCTCCGACACTCCATTCTCCAATCCCACATTTTCATTTGAAGTCGTCGATGTGCTCCTGCTCAGCGAACATATGCGTCATGCTTTTGAAAAGCATATGACTGATATCGGTGTGGATACGGTCATCTTCATCTGGAGGACATACTCGCAACAATCATTGAAAAATGTGCTTCTGAAAAGTGCAGCTAGAGCGGAAAAAGATATTGTTATTATTGATAATTTTTCTATCTCAAGCCTGTTTGGACAACGCAATATAAAACTTTGGTCCGCCTCGCAGTGTCGCCCTGTATACCAAGATGGAATTGCACGTTCATTGAATTCTCCGATGATAGCGGTCGTTGATCGATCTGAAACACGCCTCCTGGAAACGTGTCGTTCTCTTTCGATAAAATTCAGTCACCAGGGATACCATGTGCCGTTTTCTATGAACCGGCCTATGGCTGTCCTCCTGGATGGATTCTATATTGAAGACGTTGGGGATGTTCCGCGACATTTTTCTCAAATGGAGCATATCTATCAAGCGGATGCTCACGTTTACGGAATGCATGCCCCGCTTGATGTCGGTTCCGACCAGCTCTGCAATCTCAAGCAACTTCCCATCGACATCCTCATCGTCTTTGGAAATGTTGGAGCCGATGATACTTCTTATGCAGAGCTATTGATTCAAGTGACTCCAGAGAGGATTCTTTCTTTTGACAAGCAAAAAAACGTCAAGTTTCATGACGGATCGTCTGTTGAAAAACTATTCAATATCATATTTGACTCGATACAATACGATGAAGAAACAGCAGAAGTCTCGTAA
- a CDS encoding FeoA domain-containing protein: protein MLISLDRASIGVPLILCAITHPDLARRVSRLGLYEGATLMRLNESVVVGPIKVKGPQGDVVLSGGIAAKIVVHLDDDRRLPLLECSSGESGHIEGITGQRGVESALSDLGMRENDRITCIRRLPPMMYKVIVEKKETVQLSEGLASKVMGETSHGPTQLCSAGVGEEFRVTRILSGERGADTLSSLGIHVGSSLQLTNVATGQVLAFSHFKPVVCVTGEGLRLYFQEKDAQHLLVQRQQVDDSPPSDS from the coding sequence ATGCTGATATCCTTGGATCGTGCTTCCATCGGCGTTCCCCTCATTTTGTGTGCGATAACACATCCTGATTTAGCGCGTCGTGTTTCACGTTTGGGTCTGTATGAAGGTGCGACGCTGATGCGGCTGAATGAATCCGTTGTGGTTGGTCCGATCAAAGTTAAAGGGCCGCAAGGAGATGTCGTCTTGAGTGGAGGCATTGCCGCGAAAATCGTTGTCCATCTTGACGATGATCGTCGACTTCCTTTGCTTGAGTGTTCTTCTGGCGAGAGCGGACATATCGAAGGTATTACCGGACAACGCGGGGTGGAGTCGGCATTGAGCGATTTGGGGATGAGGGAGAATGATCGTATCACATGTATACGTCGCCTTCCGCCGATGATGTACAAGGTTATTGTCGAAAAGAAAGAAACTGTGCAGTTGAGCGAGGGATTGGCATCCAAAGTGATGGGAGAAACATCACATGGTCCTACCCAATTGTGTTCAGCTGGAGTCGGAGAAGAATTTCGCGTTACCCGTATCCTCTCTGGAGAACGGGGAGCGGATACGCTCTCTTCGCTCGGAATCCATGTGGGCTCTTCTCTGCAACTCACAAATGTCGCAACCGGTCAGGTGCTTGCCTTTTCACATTTTAAGCCCGTCGTGTGTGTAACAGGTGAGGGTTTACGTCTCTATTTTCAAGAAAAAGACGCGCAACATTTACTCGTGCAGCGACAACAGGTCGATGACTCACCACCATCTGATTCTTAA
- a CDS encoding heavy metal translocating P-type ATPase has protein sequence MTNSSAFLAPGMRVGHFRVAHAISRRIRLRSPLLGAPAFDASYFQALLEAISGVDTTRINIPGSSLVIVYDGQVETWHTIAVYLKGIPDEAYAPASVADSPVRVTDVAAKAFLTCAGQILPFPARAILGWTLALGTIIRGVETLFSQGLKVEVLDSAAITLALLRGRYFTAGSILTLLSLGQYLEGQSEYRSTQLLKSLLVPATDTVWVIRDGTELEISVNDVVAGDHIVCGSGERIPIDGIVIDGEASVNQSSISGESVPVHKKAEDSVISGSIIEEGRLTILVERVGSQTSMARINRFIDQSLRGKSKTQSKSSELADKLVPITLGLSGLILLATHDMNRATSVLTVDFSCAVKLASPVAVRSGMYAAGHAGVLLKGAAALDALQDVDTIVFDKTGTLTTGQIEVTDVIPCNGLDEVELLRLAAGAEEHYDHPVARAVVREAKQRKLDLPPISRVDFIVAHGVSAMIDGVNVLVGSHHFIAEDEGVPCAEVDDLALSLRREGKALLYVAQDQKLIGILGLRDAVRPEAAAVLDQLKNEGINKVVVLTGDHKDTALALADMLPQIDDIHYELLPEEKAGILEDLKRAGHTPAFVGDGVNDAPALVTAHIGICMPNGADLAREAAQVLLLQDNLQTLVTARRAATRTNRIIRNTFGATIGLNSMIMLMATGGISPVVSALLHNASTIGILGYAAMAASRPFPDTSEKRSVISRLLPRKERLC, from the coding sequence ATGACCAATTCCTCGGCGTTTTTGGCGCCCGGGATGCGCGTGGGCCACTTTCGGGTGGCCCATGCCATTTCCCGACGAATTCGCCTTCGATCACCTCTCCTTGGCGCCCCGGCATTTGATGCTTCGTATTTTCAGGCTCTGCTTGAAGCCATTTCCGGCGTCGATACAACCAGGATCAATATACCGGGCAGTTCACTTGTCATCGTGTATGATGGGCAAGTGGAAACCTGGCATACTATTGCCGTATACCTTAAAGGGATCCCTGATGAAGCATACGCTCCTGCCAGTGTTGCCGATTCTCCCGTTCGTGTGACCGATGTAGCGGCGAAAGCGTTCTTGACGTGCGCTGGGCAGATTTTACCATTTCCTGCCAGAGCAATTCTTGGATGGACGTTGGCTCTCGGGACCATTATCCGCGGCGTTGAGACATTATTCAGTCAGGGGCTCAAAGTGGAAGTTCTTGATTCCGCTGCGATTACTTTGGCATTGTTGCGCGGTCGGTATTTTACCGCCGGGTCTATCCTCACCTTGCTTTCTCTGGGCCAATATCTTGAAGGCCAAAGCGAATATCGATCTACGCAATTGTTGAAAAGTTTGCTTGTTCCTGCGACGGATACGGTCTGGGTGATCCGTGATGGCACCGAGTTGGAGATTTCTGTCAATGATGTGGTTGCTGGCGATCACATCGTGTGCGGATCAGGTGAGCGTATCCCCATTGATGGAATTGTTATCGACGGCGAAGCCTCCGTGAATCAAAGTTCAATTTCCGGTGAATCGGTTCCGGTGCATAAAAAAGCGGAAGATTCCGTTATTTCCGGTTCTATTATTGAAGAGGGGCGGCTTACGATACTCGTTGAGCGTGTCGGATCGCAGACGTCCATGGCGAGAATCAACCGGTTCATCGATCAGTCCCTTCGAGGGAAATCCAAAACACAATCGAAAAGTTCGGAACTCGCGGACAAACTCGTACCAATTACATTGGGTTTGAGTGGGCTGATTCTGCTCGCAACGCACGATATGAACCGTGCGACATCGGTGTTGACGGTCGATTTTTCATGTGCCGTCAAGCTGGCTAGTCCTGTCGCTGTACGTTCAGGCATGTATGCGGCCGGGCACGCCGGTGTTTTGCTCAAAGGTGCTGCCGCTTTGGACGCCCTGCAGGACGTCGATACCATCGTATTCGACAAGACCGGAACGCTCACCACCGGCCAGATTGAAGTGACGGATGTGATTCCATGCAATGGTTTGGACGAAGTGGAGTTGCTGCGTCTGGCTGCTGGTGCCGAGGAGCACTACGATCATCCTGTCGCTCGTGCCGTTGTTCGCGAGGCGAAGCAGCGCAAGCTTGATTTGCCGCCGATTAGCAGAGTGGATTTTATTGTCGCGCATGGTGTGTCGGCGATGATCGACGGGGTGAATGTTTTGGTCGGGAGCCATCATTTTATTGCCGAAGACGAAGGCGTGCCGTGCGCTGAAGTGGATGACTTGGCGCTGTCGTTACGGCGTGAAGGAAAAGCTTTGCTGTATGTTGCGCAGGATCAAAAGCTTATAGGCATTCTTGGCTTGCGGGATGCTGTACGTCCAGAAGCTGCCGCGGTGCTCGATCAATTGAAAAACGAGGGCATCAACAAAGTGGTTGTTCTGACTGGCGATCACAAAGACACGGCGTTGGCGTTGGCCGATATGTTGCCGCAGATTGATGATATCCACTATGAGCTGTTGCCCGAAGAAAAGGCCGGTATTCTTGAAGACCTGAAACGAGCTGGCCATACTCCTGCATTTGTTGGTGATGGCGTTAATGATGCCCCTGCACTTGTGACCGCGCATATTGGCATTTGCATGCCAAATGGTGCGGATTTAGCGCGCGAGGCGGCACAAGTTCTGCTTCTGCAAGATAATTTGCAGACACTCGTCACGGCACGACGAGCGGCGACTCGAACGAATCGCATTATTCGCAATACATTTGGAGCAACGATCGGATTGAATTCCATGATCATGCTGATGGCTACTGGCGGGATCTCTCCTGTTGTATCGGCTTTGTTGCATAATGCGAGCACCATCGGAATTCTTGGATATGCAGCAATGGCGGCATCACGTCCTTTTCCCGATACGTCTGAAAAACGTTCGGTTATATCCCGGCTTTTGCCACGTAAGGAGCGTTTATGCTGA
- a CDS encoding efflux RND transporter periplasmic adaptor subunit, whose translation MKRRTKFIAVTCIILLAALTYWKQSASIGAVQYLVVHPKLGQIEQSVITTGEIVAADLVLVGAQVSGQIKKMHVVLGQYVHKGELIAEIDSAPQLNELKMTKASLQMHQAQLAVKQVNVREAKQDLRRQSQLKRKGVLAQSDLDKSQNALDLAEAEEKELAALVEKTQIELDKTKTDLSYTRIVAPIDGTVVSIPVKAGQTVNSSQTAPTIVQLADLNKLELKMSISEGDITKIHPGMAVRFSILSEPEKEYVENVASIDPGPIRLSSARNDDEKSEKEPVYYYGRVKINNADNTLHIGMTAQCSITVESVDSVVTIPRDAIHTQGNIVSVLTEKENGVVTTTPIVTGLQDNINVEVISGLTVTDTVVLSQMDNQEIMNSIASMR comes from the coding sequence ATGAAACGCCGCACGAAGTTTATTGCTGTAACATGTATTATACTTCTTGCTGCTTTGACGTATTGGAAACAGAGTGCGTCAATAGGAGCCGTCCAATACTTGGTGGTACATCCCAAACTCGGTCAAATTGAACAATCCGTCATCACAACGGGAGAGATTGTTGCCGCAGACCTTGTTCTGGTGGGGGCGCAGGTTTCGGGACAAATCAAAAAAATGCATGTCGTTCTTGGCCAGTATGTGCATAAGGGTGAGCTTATCGCAGAGATTGATTCCGCTCCGCAACTGAATGAATTGAAAATGACAAAAGCCTCGCTCCAGATGCATCAGGCACAACTGGCCGTAAAGCAAGTCAATGTTCGTGAGGCGAAACAAGACTTGAGGCGTCAATCGCAATTGAAGCGCAAAGGTGTACTGGCACAAAGCGACCTCGATAAATCTCAGAATGCTCTGGATTTGGCCGAGGCTGAAGAGAAAGAGCTGGCGGCACTGGTAGAAAAAACACAGATAGAACTCGATAAAACCAAGACGGATTTATCATACACACGAATCGTTGCACCCATTGATGGGACGGTGGTCTCGATTCCGGTGAAAGCCGGCCAAACAGTCAATTCAAGCCAAACAGCTCCGACAATTGTACAACTCGCTGACCTCAATAAGCTTGAGTTGAAAATGTCTATATCCGAGGGCGATATCACGAAAATACATCCGGGAATGGCTGTTCGGTTCTCCATACTTTCCGAGCCGGAAAAAGAATATGTGGAAAATGTTGCTTCTATAGATCCTGGACCGATTCGTTTGAGCAGTGCCCGTAACGACGATGAAAAGTCGGAGAAAGAGCCTGTGTATTATTATGGCAGAGTGAAGATCAATAATGCCGACAACACACTGCATATAGGGATGACGGCACAATGCTCCATTACGGTTGAGTCTGTTGATTCTGTCGTTACCATTCCGCGTGATGCCATTCATACCCAGGGCAACATCGTCTCAGTATTAACGGAAAAAGAGAATGGAGTCGTTACAACGACGCCAATTGTTACCGGATTACAAGACAACATAAATGTTGAGGTGATCTCCGGACTGACCGTTACTGATACCGTAGTGTTGTCGCAAATGGACAACCAAGAAATAATGAACAGCATAGCATCCATGCGTTGA
- a CDS encoding CLI_3235 family bacteriocin precursor yields the protein MKKLGKKPQNGNETVKAFSCVCDCWCGLYSRYTNQYSTYRGVKY from the coding sequence GTGAAAAAGCTTGGAAAGAAACCTCAGAATGGAAACGAAACTGTTAAAGCTTTTTCTTGTGTTTGCGACTGCTGGTGCGGCCTGTACAGCCGCTACACCAATCAATACAGCACCTACAGAGGGGTTAAGTACTAA
- a CDS encoding TIGR04066 family peptide maturation system protein, with translation MSNATMIYPYDWKSLPLVRNKGSIKGLDITQCVSPVGWGLDGIDAGHLDHGETLTLPITSDFQQALGRADTVLFAHHDRESALQHADLIEKIEQAIDEKKHIVCTVDLTQSEYEDLDRRCLQNKCNFTYFNTNLYQNSAMKQEMQGKKLLLKTITVPVIMVFGLTERVGSLDTQLALVNYLKSIGYKSSLISSRSDGSLFGVHSMPGFMLSHEFTSSEKIILFNHYLKNVEKTEDPDVLIVGVPGGLLPITNRETQNFGTLAYKITRAAQPDASLVCLASAHYTPEYFNRLTPLLTHRFSMDIVGYLAHNVVLDFLSGEDSLDDPRFTVVDHQMVADAIPKELADIVYTKQTREQLFEAVVEKLAYYGDVEAL, from the coding sequence ATGAGCAACGCGACCATGATATATCCTTATGATTGGAAATCTTTACCGCTTGTAAGGAATAAAGGCAGCATAAAAGGATTAGATATAACGCAATGCGTTTCGCCAGTCGGATGGGGGCTTGATGGCATTGACGCCGGCCACTTGGACCACGGGGAAACACTGACGCTTCCAATTACGTCTGATTTTCAACAGGCCCTTGGCCGTGCCGATACGGTGCTCTTCGCTCACCATGATCGAGAGAGTGCTCTCCAACATGCTGATCTCATAGAAAAGATTGAACAAGCGATTGATGAGAAAAAGCACATTGTTTGTACTGTCGACCTGACTCAATCGGAATATGAGGATTTAGACAGGAGATGTTTACAAAACAAATGTAATTTTACATATTTCAACACGAATTTATATCAAAACAGCGCAATGAAACAGGAAATGCAAGGGAAGAAACTTCTTCTCAAAACCATAACGGTTCCTGTTATTATGGTTTTTGGTCTTACAGAACGAGTCGGCAGCCTTGATACGCAATTGGCTCTTGTAAATTATTTAAAATCAATTGGTTATAAATCATCGCTTATATCCTCGCGAAGTGATGGTTCACTCTTCGGCGTTCATTCCATGCCGGGATTTATGTTGAGTCATGAGTTCACAAGCTCGGAGAAGATTATTCTTTTCAATCACTATTTGAAGAACGTCGAAAAGACCGAAGACCCTGATGTCCTCATTGTAGGTGTCCCAGGCGGCTTGTTGCCGATCACAAATCGGGAAACCCAAAACTTTGGAACCCTTGCTTACAAAATAACGAGAGCAGCCCAACCGGATGCTTCGCTTGTCTGTTTAGCCTCAGCCCACTATACGCCTGAATATTTTAATCGATTGACTCCATTGTTAACTCACCGATTTTCCATGGATATCGTTGGCTACTTAGCACACAATGTGGTTTTGGATTTCCTCTCCGGGGAAGATTCATTGGACGATCCTAGATTTACCGTTGTCGATCACCAGATGGTTGCCGACGCCATTCCAAAAGAATTGGCAGACATTGTGTACACCAAGCAAACCCGAGAGCAGCTCTTTGAAGCTGTTGTTGAAAAGCTTGCATATTACGGCGACGTCGAAGCTTTATAG
- a CDS encoding ABC transporter ATP-binding protein — protein MKKQQKSRKSEEFAILKRSLRLFFNYKKKIIIIIICLGAYVGIAFLIPILNKLIIDQGILEKNYANVLYCALGIVILGVLHAVVGIVQEQLRISIYIDVYRRLIVEVFQALLHIRVQFFKTKNSTDIFNDLEVDTTNILSLFGKHIFFAVTQLAMFLGGLVGLFIIEHRLAVIVLMFIPAKYALVNFLARKRKASIADLIQAKTRFAHWFGDAVQGIKDIRLFGLSDTWEEHLQETITPLTASQKKLAILDSSNESIERAMVEVLIGVLYAIGAYLILNDSLTMGTLFALITYSMYVMDPISSLLNIHYSLSGVIPSALRYYRFMDMAAKERETSGDSPISSIDTIVFSHVSFSHTDTPVLSNINFSIHKGEKVAIVGQNGAGKSTLLGLIQKFYEPDSGTIYINGVDLVEIEKKSYRESLSCINQDSYLFDIDLLENIRLYKDVSEEQILLALSQSRAMDFFKGKETSTPGQNGGKLSSGQRQKILLARLLLNKAKVYLLDEATSNLDVDSENAIMKLMETTLKDETVILITHKIELLRNIHKILYLKGDGSLIVYDSYEAMYQHQYENLSAMQRVSES, from the coding sequence ATGAAGAAACAGCAGAAGTCTCGTAAAAGTGAAGAATTTGCAATTCTCAAAAGATCTCTCAGACTTTTTTTTAACTACAAAAAGAAGATTATTATTATCATTATATGCCTTGGTGCCTATGTAGGGATTGCGTTTCTCATTCCCATTCTGAATAAACTGATTATCGACCAAGGGATACTTGAAAAGAACTATGCCAATGTCTTATACTGCGCGTTGGGCATCGTTATTCTCGGCGTCCTTCATGCCGTGGTAGGAATCGTTCAGGAACAACTGCGGATATCGATTTATATAGATGTCTACCGTCGGTTGATTGTTGAAGTGTTTCAGGCATTGCTTCACATACGGGTCCAGTTCTTTAAAACAAAAAACAGCACCGACATTTTTAATGACTTGGAGGTCGATACCACCAATATTTTGTCACTGTTCGGGAAGCACATATTCTTTGCGGTTACTCAGCTTGCCATGTTTTTGGGAGGGCTTGTCGGCCTATTTATTATTGAGCACAGACTTGCTGTTATTGTACTCATGTTCATTCCTGCAAAATACGCCCTGGTGAATTTTCTTGCCCGCAAGAGAAAAGCCTCGATTGCAGATCTTATTCAAGCAAAAACTCGATTCGCCCATTGGTTTGGCGATGCGGTGCAGGGAATCAAAGATATACGGTTGTTTGGGCTTTCTGATACATGGGAAGAGCATTTGCAAGAGACCATAACGCCCCTGACAGCAAGTCAAAAAAAGCTGGCAATACTCGATAGCAGTAATGAAAGCATTGAGCGGGCCATGGTCGAAGTGCTCATCGGTGTGTTGTATGCGATTGGTGCATACCTCATATTGAACGATTCATTGACTATGGGGACACTGTTTGCCCTTATTACGTACAGTATGTATGTAATGGACCCTATCTCCTCGCTGCTTAATATTCATTACTCCCTTTCTGGTGTTATCCCGTCAGCCCTGCGCTATTATCGTTTCATGGATATGGCCGCAAAAGAGAGGGAAACGTCAGGAGATAGCCCGATCAGTTCTATCGACACGATTGTTTTTTCTCATGTTTCATTTTCCCATACGGACACACCTGTATTGAGCAATATCAATTTTTCAATACATAAAGGGGAGAAAGTCGCCATTGTCGGTCAAAATGGAGCCGGCAAGTCAACCCTCTTGGGTTTGATTCAGAAGTTCTATGAGCCTGATTCTGGTACAATATATATTAATGGCGTTGACCTCGTCGAAATCGAAAAAAAATCGTACCGGGAGAGTTTGTCCTGCATCAACCAGGATAGCTACCTTTTCGATATTGATCTGTTGGAAAATATCCGCCTGTACAAAGATGTGAGCGAAGAACAGATCCTTCTGGCGTTATCACAAAGTCGGGCGATGGATTTCTTCAAGGGCAAAGAGACGTCGACACCCGGACAAAACGGCGGAAAGTTATCAAGTGGCCAGAGGCAAAAAATATTATTAGCCAGGCTCCTGCTGAATAAAGCTAAGGTGTACTTACTGGACGAGGCGACCTCAAATCTTGATGTGGACTCGGAGAACGCCATCATGAAATTGATGGAAACGACGCTCAAAGACGAGACGGTCATTCTTATTACGCACAAAATCGAGTTGTTACGCAATATACACAAAATTTTATATCTTAAAGGAGACGGAAGTCTTATCGTCTACGATTCGTATGAAGCGATGTACCAGCACCAATATGAAAACCTGTCTGCCATGCAGCGGGTTAGTGAATCATGA